Proteins co-encoded in one Octopus bimaculoides isolate UCB-OBI-ISO-001 chromosome 7, ASM119413v2, whole genome shotgun sequence genomic window:
- the LOC106881574 gene encoding zinc finger protein 91 produces the protein MEETLRENLVPSTEIKTESKDLSHEMQLNITKKFYTCEVCLLIFSDIESLTNHKYIHTDKKTYHCDICGKVFTVRSKLTRHKLTHTGDKPYQCSVCAKTFSQKNNLSRHEYTHLKEKPCQCDICGKIFSKNSKLARHKCTHTNEKVYRCDICGKTFSNIANLTNHKHTHIAEKPFQCDICGKIFSTIGTLSSHKRIHSDEKPYHCDVCGKAFKVLRKLTAHKRIHTDDKPYLCDICGKTFTTNRTLTVHKRLHVDEKLHDCDVCGKTFSKSKILTIHKRIHMDEKPYHCDVCGKAFSQNGYLTYHKLIHTGEKPYHCAICSKTFSRNDYLKRHVRTHTGEKPYECDICGKRFSGSANLSCHKRIHTGSKPYHCDICGKTFSTTGNLSCHKRIHSNEKPYQCDICNKTFSQSGHLSNHRNIHTGEKPYQCDICGKRFAVSGDLSRHRRIHTVEKPYQCDVCFKKFSVSENLTSHKLIHTEKAHQCDICNKLFARKRYLVRHKHIHTGVKPYRCDVCSKTFSRKEYLTHHKRIHNGEEAYHCDKCGKTFSENSELNYHKCIRKSDKSHRCSVCGKTFTQNLVLTIHKRTHTGEKPYHCDICGKKFLISGSLSSHKRVHSEWNPYEYDTSGKTFSENKLLTNHQSIHGRVKQYRYDSYGKELYQSGDLAYNKHIDAGEKLYQSNIFGKELTVNENLTSHKNIYAGEKLHQCDICGKVFALKRYLIVHKCIFTGEKPYHCDMCGRTFSRNEYLTLHKRLHTGDKPYQCDICAKTFSANIILTCHRRFHTGEKPRRCDICTKRFWFKATLNRHQRTHLPKISF, from the coding sequence ATGGAGGAGACTTTACGTGAAAATCTTGTTCCTTCTACTGAAATAAAAACCGAGAGTAAAGATTTATCCCATGAAATGCaattaaatatcacaaagaaATTCTACACCTGTGAAGTATGTTTACTTATATTCTCTGATATAGAAAGTTTGACTAATCACAAATATATCCACACAGATAAAAAaacatatcactgtgatatctgtggtaaagtgTTTACAGTCCGTTCAAAATTGACTCGTCATAAACTCACTCACACGGGGGATAAACCATATCAGTGTAGTGTCTGTGCTAAGACTTTCTCACAGAAGAATAATTTATCTCGTCACGAATATACACACTTAAAAGAAAAACCATGCcaatgtgatatatgtggtaaaataTTCTCTAAGAATTCAAAATTAGCTCgtcataaatgtacacatacaaatgagAAAGTATaccgctgtgatatctgtggcaaaacattttcaaacatAGCTAATTTAACTaatcacaaacatactcacattgcagaaaaaccatttcagtgtgatatctgtggtaaaatatTCTCAACAATTGGAACTTTATCTTCTCATAAACGTATCCATTCAGATGAAAAAccttatcattgtgatgtctgtggcaaaGCCTTCAAAGTACTTAGAAAATTAACtgctcataaacgtattcatactgatGACAAGCCATAcctttgtgatatctgtggtaagacaTTTACTACAAATAGAACATTGACTGTCCATAAACGTCTTCATGTTGATGAAAAACTCCATgattgtgatgtctgtgggaaAACGTTTtctaaaagcaaaatattaaCCATCCATAAGCGTATTCACATGgatgagaaaccataccactgtgatgtctgtggtaaagcattttcTCAAAATGGATATTTAACTTACCATAAGCtgattcacacaggagaaaaaccataccactgtgctATTTGTAGCAAAACATTTTCTCGGAATGATTACTTGAAACGTcatgtacgtactcatacaggagaaaaaccatatgaatgtgatatctgtggtaaaagaTTCTCTGGAAGTGCAAATCTATCTTgtcataaacgtatacatacaggtagTAAACCATAccattgcgatatctgtggtaaaacattctcaaCAACTGGAAATTTATCTTGTCATAAGCGTATTCATTCAAacgaaaaaccatatcagtgtgatatctgtaataaaaCATTCTCTCAGAGTGGGCATTTAAGTAATCACCGAAATATTCACACGGGGGAGAAACCataccagtgtgatatctgtggtaaaagaTTTGCGGTAAGTGGAGATTTGTCTCGTCACAGACGTATTCACACTGTTGAGAAACCTTACCAGTGTGATGTCTGTTTTAAGAAATTCAGTGTTAGTGAAAATTTAACTTCTCATAAACTTATCCACACAGAGAAAGCACACCAGTGTGACATCTGTAATAAATTATTTGCCAGAAAGAGATATTTAGTTcggcacaaacatattcatactggTGTGAAGCCATACCGCTGTGATGTCTGTTCTAAGACATTCTCTCGGAAGGAATATTTGACacatcacaaacgtattcataatGGAGAGGAAGCATATCATTGTGATAAATGTGGCAAAACATTCTCAGAGAATTCTGAATTAAATTATCACAAATGTATTCGCAAGAGTGACAAATCACACCGTTGCAGTGTTTGTGGTAAAACTTTCACTCAGAATTTGGTCTTAACTATTCATAAACGtactcacacaggtgagaaaccataccactgtgatatctgtggtaaaaaaTTCTTGATAAGTGGAAGTTTGTCATCTCATAAACGTGTTCATTCAGAGTGGAACCCATATGAGTATGATACCTCTggtaaaacattttctgaaaacaaGCTTCTAACCAATCACCAAAGTATTCATGGACGTGTAAAACAATATCGCTATGATAGCTATGGAAAAGAATTGTATCAGAGTGGAGATTTAGCTTACAATAAACATATTGACGCTGGTGAAAAACTCTACCAGTCTAATATCTTTGGTAAAGAACTCACtgtaaatgaaaatttaactTCTCATAAGAATATTTATGCTGGTGAGAAACTgcatcagtgtgatatctgtggtaaagtaTTTGCACTGAAGAGATATTTAATAGTTCACAAATGTATTttcacaggtgagaaaccataccactgtgacatGTGTGGTAGGACTTTCTCTCGAAATGAATATTTAACACTTCACAAACGTCTTCACACAGGAGataagccatatcagtgtgatatctgtgctaAAACATTCTCTGCGAATATAATTTTAACTTGTCATAGACGttttcacacaggagagaaaccacgcCGTTGCGATATCTGTACTAAAAGATTCTGGTTTAAAGCTACTTTAAATAGGCACCAGCGCACTCACTTACCAAAAATATCCTTCTAG